The stretch of DNA CTTCGGCTTTGATCTCGCGTGCGTGGTCCGGGACGAGCTGCTCATCGAGTAGGTCCATGTCGTGTTGAATGACACCACGGTGCAAATAGCCGGCGGCGAACAGTGCAATCCGTCTCAGTCACTGCCAACGGGACAGTACCGCTAGCCGGCGAACCCCGATAGGAGCCACTCGTCGTCGGCTCCCTCGTCGTCCGCGATACTCGGGGCGCTGACGAGCACGAACGCGCTCTCGCGGTCGCCGTTTCGGATCTGGCGCGTCGATTCGGGCGGGATCCAGAGCGCGTCGCCGGCCTCCATATCGACCGGGTCGTCGTCGACGACGACCGTCGCCGACCCCTCGATGAGCACGTAGATTTCCTCGTGGTCGTTGGTCGTGTGGTCGTGGGGTTTGCTCTTCCAGTCCGGATCACAGCGAGCGATCGTTACCCCGACCTGCTCGGTCTCGAGTGGGTCGCTGAGAAAGTGCATCGCGCTCGAAACCTGCTCGACATCCTCGTAGTTGACCTTCCGGTATGTCATATGCCCTCATTCGAGAGGGCGACAGTAAAACTATACTGTCGGAGACCAGTCCGTGAGGATCCGATCGCGTTTCCTCTGCGATCCGTGTGCGTCCCGTAGTGTCCGGCAGTATACGCGTTCAGTGCACGGCGCTACTCCTGTGTGAGCGGGTCGAAGCTGTCGACCGGGATGACCGAGTAGTCGACGGTCAGCGCGTCTTTGGTCGCCCGGATCTTCCCGACGAACGCCGAAATGTCCTCGAGTTCGCCCTCGAGGACGAACAGTTCCATACAGTAGTGATTGCCGACGTGGCTGTGGAAGTTCGACGCGACGAGGTCCTCGTGTTCGTGGCGCAGATGCATCATCCGCTCTTCGACGCTCGTCGTCTCGTAATCGAACAACACGGTGACGATCCCCATCAGATCGCGGTCCTCGAGTCGGGTGTCTTCGAACTCGCCCAGCAGGTTCCGCGAGGCTTCCCTGACGACTTCGCTCCGACCGGTGTAGCCGTGCTCGTCGGCGAACTGATCGAGTCGTTCTAAGAGTTCGTCCGGCATCGAGACGCTGACGACTGCCATATAATAAACTGTCCGCCATGATCTATTAAGGATTATCATCACGGAATAGGTCAATACTGCTGACTCGAGCTGACAATCGTCCTACACGTGGTCTGCAGGAAGCAGCTCCTCGAACTCCTGTTCTGCGAGCCACTCACAGAGCTGTACGAGCTGATCGCTCGCTGCCTCGAACAGCTGTGCGCCTTTTTCCGCCGTCGCGTCCGTCTGATCGCCGAACACGCCGTTGTCGCTGTTGTCGATCGCATCGTAGAACGTTTGCGAGCCGTGTTTGACCGTTCCGGCGTCCTCGACGCTCGGGATGCCGGTGTCCCGGGCTTCCTCGAGGCGGTCGTCGTGGACTAGCTCCGGCTCGAGGTACTTGATCATCGCCGTCTCTTTCGGTCCGCCGTGGGGTCCGTTCTGGTCGAAGCAGTCGTCGACCAACTCCGGAATCGACTCGTCCCACATCCACTCGATCGCGTAAGCGACCTCCTCTTGACGAAGGCGTGCGCCGACCTCTCGGAGATGCTGGACGTTGCCGCCGTGGGCGTTGACGTAGATCACGCGGTCGATCCCGTGGGTGGTGAGGTTTCGCGTCAGCGACTCCATGTACTGACGAAACGCCGGCGGGTCGACCCACATCGTTCCGTGGAACTGCCGGTGGTGGCCGCTGACGCCGACGTTGATCGTCGGCGTACAGAG from Natrinema sp. HArc-T2 encodes:
- a CDS encoding creatininase family protein gives rise to the protein MYLADEAWPDLETYFESESLALVPLGSTEQHGPHLPEATDHLIAEAFAREVADRTGYLCTPTINVGVSGHHRQFHGTMWVDPPAFRQYMESLTRNLTTHGIDRVIYVNAHGGNVQHLREVGARLRQEEVAYAIEWMWDESIPELVDDCFDQNGPHGGPKETAMIKYLEPELVHDDRLEEARDTGIPSVEDAGTVKHGSQTFYDAIDNSDNGVFGDQTDATAEKGAQLFEAASDQLVQLCEWLAEQEFEELLPADHV
- the nikR gene encoding nickel-responsive transcriptional regulator NikR, with the translated sequence MAVVSVSMPDELLERLDQFADEHGYTGRSEVVREASRNLLGEFEDTRLEDRDLMGIVTVLFDYETTSVEERMMHLRHEHEDLVASNFHSHVGNHYCMELFVLEGELEDISAFVGKIRATKDALTVDYSVIPVDSFDPLTQE
- a CDS encoding cupin domain-containing protein, which codes for MTYRKVNYEDVEQVSSAMHFLSDPLETEQVGVTIARCDPDWKSKPHDHTTNDHEEIYVLIEGSATVVVDDDPVDMEAGDALWIPPESTRQIRNGDRESAFVLVSAPSIADDEGADDEWLLSGFAG